In Candidatus Defluviibacterium haderslevense, the following are encoded in one genomic region:
- a CDS encoding di-heme enzyme has protein sequence MKRKCLIGIIVLIPILFSSVCYEPVEISTNSNTSKLGELGHYFFYDVRLSYNLKKSCSSCHDPSLAFSDGYRLSLNSDAQMLKRNSSSILNINHRTCFDWANPQITSLKEQMKRPLFSEHPIELGFNLKESQILDRFKSDRLYQSLYKSCYGKDISNLNLDEIMDCIVVYELSLQSRFSIYDQFLKTNDTLIFTDQELTGYRLFFSDSISCHRCHGGLDFVEPTMGPAFANIGLYNCNGSYPIRDRGQYEHSKNYSDDGVFRIPTLRNVAITAPYYHDGSGNSLEDVIINYEHRGRNILSGDCIGDGSIHPNVDSRLKRFQLDENKRKALIAFLHTLTDTSYLSNPYFLDPFNE, from the coding sequence ATGAAGCGAAAATGCTTAATTGGAATTATTGTTCTTATACCGATATTATTTAGTTCGGTTTGTTATGAACCCGTTGAAATCAGCACCAACTCAAATACGAGTAAATTGGGCGAATTAGGCCACTATTTTTTTTATGATGTAAGATTATCTTATAATTTGAAAAAGTCCTGTTCTTCCTGTCACGATCCAAGTTTAGCCTTTAGTGATGGCTACCGCCTTTCATTGAACAGTGATGCCCAAATGTTAAAAAGAAATTCTTCTTCCATTCTCAATATTAATCATAGAACTTGCTTTGATTGGGCAAATCCTCAGATTACATCGCTGAAAGAACAAATGAAGAGACCTTTATTTTCTGAACATCCCATAGAATTGGGTTTTAATTTAAAGGAATCTCAAATTTTGGATCGATTTAAATCGGATCGTCTCTATCAATCATTATACAAAAGCTGCTATGGAAAAGATATTTCAAATCTTAATCTAGATGAAATCATGGATTGTATTGTTGTTTATGAATTGAGCTTACAAAGTCGATTTTCTATTTACGATCAATTTTTAAAAACAAATGACACTTTAATTTTTACAGATCAAGAACTAACGGGATACAGATTGTTTTTTTCAGATTCCATTTCCTGTCACCGATGTCATGGGGGATTAGATTTTGTGGAACCAACAATGGGTCCTGCATTTGCAAATATTGGATTATACAATTGTAATGGTAGTTATCCAATCAGAGATCGAGGACAATATGAACACAGTAAGAATTATTCTGATGATGGCGTTTTTAGAATACCAACATTGAGGAATGTTGCTATCACCGCCCCTTATTACCATGATGGATCGGGAAACAGTTTGGAAGATGTTATTATAAACTATGAACATCGTGGGAGAAATATACTTAGTGGAGATTGTATTGGAGATGGCTCAATTCATCCAAATGTTGATTCCAGACTAAAACGATTTCAATTAGATGAGAATAAACGAAAAGCATTAATAGCATTTTTACATACCCTGACCGACACCAGTTATTTGTCAAATCCTTATTTTTTAGATCCGTTTAACGAATGA
- a CDS encoding O-antigen ligase family protein codes for MGISIKILNRNSVLWCIFLLYLISISFLNIYWFTVVSPPEFIFILLGFCFIAQKNDFNIVDYKLNYLDATIGLLIFIYGIGAMMSMDKNSIIEWVGLIYLVALYIIVKWMILRNSDRTVRYLIYGLSITGGITTFLGIIGVMQAYGEHIPNRFAWYYLEYPYFGNVPRARGLMGTPEMMAHVISISILLKLGYYKAKHFESWRWNIILLLEGIGLLLTSSKTIFILILILTLFIFIKKKNKQFRTLFGMVSALLFFIYLMGTHFVVRSKVGSSEESRFIKNFMNQPLISDAWELEKTNYFELKKLAIKVGLSQPLFGISGTSFNEYQKRNGLNNSNPSSIYYDPHCTYLGAFAGYGFPGLIMCCGLFFLLIKIAANSYRQNPTTKHLILFLIIIFLTIEGINTDILNFRLLWIVMALISIYAPTIKFSYSALTTRPNDHFV; via the coding sequence ATGGGAATATCAATTAAAATTCTTAATCGTAATAGTGTCCTTTGGTGTATCTTTTTACTTTATCTGATTTCTATTTCATTTTTAAATATTTATTGGTTTACAGTTGTATCACCCCCTGAATTTATTTTTATTCTATTGGGCTTTTGTTTTATTGCACAAAAAAATGATTTCAATATTGTTGATTATAAGTTAAACTATTTGGATGCAACGATTGGATTATTGATATTTATTTATGGAATTGGAGCTATGATGAGTATGGATAAAAATTCGATAATTGAATGGGTAGGATTAATTTATTTAGTTGCATTATATATCATTGTAAAATGGATGATATTGAGGAATAGCGACAGAACAGTCCGATATTTAATTTATGGACTCAGTATCACTGGTGGTATTACAACTTTTTTAGGGATCATTGGTGTAATGCAGGCATATGGTGAACATATTCCTAATCGTTTTGCATGGTACTATTTAGAATATCCTTATTTTGGTAATGTCCCACGGGCAAGAGGATTGATGGGTACACCAGAAATGATGGCTCATGTAATTTCCATCAGTATTTTGTTAAAATTAGGATATTATAAAGCTAAACATTTTGAAAGTTGGCGTTGGAATATAATTTTACTTTTGGAAGGAATAGGCTTGTTATTGACAAGTTCAAAAACGATATTTATTTTAATATTAATTTTAACACTATTCATTTTTATTAAGAAAAAAAACAAACAGTTTCGCACATTATTTGGAATGGTCAGTGCACTATTATTTTTTATTTATTTAATGGGAACTCACTTTGTAGTAAGATCCAAAGTAGGTTCTTCAGAGGAATCAAGATTTATAAAAAATTTTATGAATCAACCATTAATATCTGATGCATGGGAGTTAGAAAAAACAAACTATTTTGAACTGAAGAAATTAGCGATAAAGGTGGGATTGAGCCAACCTTTGTTTGGAATTAGTGGTACTTCATTTAATGAATATCAGAAAAGGAATGGATTAAATAATAGTAATCCATCGAGCATTTATTATGATCCGCATTGTACTTATCTTGGAGCATTTGCAGGATATGGTTTTCCAGGATTAATTATGTGTTGTGGATTGTTTTTTTTGTTAATTAAAATAGCAGCAAATTCCTATAGACAGAATCCAACCACAAAACATCTTATCCTATTCCTTATTATTATTTTTTTAACTATAGAGGGAATCAATACGGATATACTAAATTTCAGATTACTGTGGATTGTTATGGCTTTGATTTCTATTTATGCACCAACAATTAAATTTTCGTACTCTGCCTTGACAACAAGACCCAATGACCATTTCGTTTAG
- a CDS encoding nuclear transport factor 2 family protein, whose protein sequence is MTLSKQTLILILITIINVKGYTQKTSDILRTILYFNEALINKNLTEINKLTHPHLSYGHSNAWIETKKEFLQNIQSNYIQYKSIKCDTVQIIKTKKIITARYNAQFTVSLKDKPIDLTLHVCQTWTKRNGHWVLLSRQSTKI, encoded by the coding sequence ATGACCCTATCAAAACAGACCTTGATTCTTATATTGATAACCATTATTAATGTTAAGGGATATACTCAAAAGACTTCTGACATCCTTAGGACTATTTTATATTTTAATGAAGCATTAATAAATAAAAATCTGACAGAAATCAACAAACTTACTCATCCCCATTTAAGTTATGGTCATTCAAATGCATGGATAGAAACCAAAAAAGAGTTTTTACAAAACATTCAATCCAACTATATTCAATATAAATCCATCAAGTGCGATACTGTGCAAATTATTAAAACAAAAAAGATTATTACAGCTAGATATAATGCCCAATTTACAGTAAGCTTAAAAGACAAACCCATTGATTTAACACTGCATGTATGCCAGACTTGGACTAAACGAAATGGTCATTGGGTCTTGTTGTCAAGGCAGAGTACGAAAATTTAA
- a CDS encoding SPFH domain-containing protein, whose amino-acid sequence MKEKLFNPITGWPLLILSLAIIPSLIFIQNIFWWIGGSLLLFFILIGFIIIIPNGSKVMTLFGKYVGTIKQDGFYWANPFYFKRNISLRAHNFDSERLKVNDMRGNPIQISVILVWRVKDTFKATFEVENLSNFVKVQTDSAVRKLAGNYPYDHVDNSDEITLRTSSQQVNDSLEKELQERLEIAGIEVMEARIGYLAYASEIAAAMLKRQQAEAIVAARFKIVEGAVGMVEGALKQLQDRHIATFDDKEKARLVGNLMVVLCSDKEASPVIEMNG is encoded by the coding sequence ATGAAAGAAAAATTATTTAACCCCATCACCGGATGGCCATTACTCATTCTCAGTTTGGCTATTATTCCAAGTTTAATTTTTATTCAAAACATTTTTTGGTGGATAGGTGGCTCACTTTTATTATTTTTTATACTCATTGGGTTCATCATCATTATTCCTAATGGGTCAAAAGTAATGACGCTATTTGGAAAATACGTAGGTACCATCAAACAGGATGGATTCTATTGGGCCAATCCCTTTTATTTTAAACGCAATATAAGTTTGCGTGCGCATAATTTTGATAGTGAAAGACTCAAAGTCAATGATATGCGAGGGAACCCCATTCAAATTAGTGTTATCCTGGTATGGAGAGTAAAAGATACATTTAAAGCTACCTTTGAAGTGGAGAATTTGAGCAATTTTGTCAAAGTACAAACCGATTCAGCCGTTCGCAAATTAGCAGGAAATTATCCTTACGACCATGTGGACAATAGCGATGAGATCACGCTCAGAACTTCAAGTCAACAAGTCAATGATTCTTTGGAAAAAGAACTTCAGGAGCGCTTGGAAATAGCAGGAATAGAAGTCATGGAAGCCCGAATTGGATATTTGGCATATGCATCTGAAATTGCAGCTGCCATGCTTAAACGTCAACAAGCGGAAGCCATAGTGGCTGCGCGATTCAAAATCGTGGAAGGTGCAGTAGGTATGGTTGAAGGTGCTTTAAAACAATTACAAGATCGCCATATCGCTACTTTTGATGATAAAGAAAAAGCCAGACTTGTAGGAAATTTAATGGTTGTGTTGTGTTCTGATAAAGAAGCAAGTCCGGTTATAGAAATGAATGGATAG